GAGCCGGGTGCAGATAAACCCAATATCATCTTTATTCTGGCAGACGATCTCGGCTATGGCGAAGTTGGTTGTTATGGCCAGGAGAAGATCAAGACCGCGGGTCTTGATCGAATGGCAGCCGAGGGGCTGCGGTTTACGGATCACTATTCGGGCTATGCCACCTGTACGATGTCGCGTAAGGCGCTGATGACCGGGCGCCATGTGGGTCATCTTCCGCATGGCACTACCATTCCCGGTCTCACCGTGGGGCACATGCTGCAAAGAGCTGGATACCGCACGGCTATGATAGGGAAGTGGGGCATGACTGGGCATCCCGGCCACCCGGACAGTCCCCATGTGAACGGCTTTGATCATGTTTTTACCTATCACGATCAGGGGCAGGCTCATTTTTACTATATTGAATTTCTTTGGCGAAATCTGGAAAAGGTTCATTACCCCATGAATAAAAACCTCTTCGATAAAGAGTGGTTTATCAAAGATGATCATAAGGGCGTGTACAGTCATGATGAATTTACCAAAGAAGCGCTCGGGTTTATCACAGAAAATAAGGACAGGCCTTTTTTCCTTTATTTGCCCTATACCATTCCGCATGCCGAGTTGACCGTACCCGAGGACTCGCTTCAGGAGTATGCTCAACTGGGATGGCCGGAAACCGCGAAAGAAGTAGGAGGGGGCGGGTCTCGAAATCCAGGTTACGGCAGCCAGTACATTAAAGGCTATTGTGGTGTCAAAAACCCCAATGCGACGTATGCGGCTATGGTGACACGAATGGATCGCGACATTGGGCGCATTCTGGATCTATTGGATACACTGGATCTCAGTGAGAACACCCTGGTGGTATTCGGCAGTGATAATGGAGCTTCTGATGAAGGCGGACAAAGTATGGAGTTCCTCAAAAGCTCCGGAGCCTTGCGGGACGGTAAACGCAGCATCTATGAAGGAGGGACACGTACTCCCTTTATTGTCCGTTGGACTGGAGCCATTCAACCCGGACAAGTCACAGATCACATGAGTAATTTTTGTGATTTCATGGCGACCGCCTGTGAACTGGCCGGGGTCGAAGCTCCGAGCCATATTGATAGTGTCAGTTACCTGCCAACCCTTTTGGGAAAACCGGAAAAACAAAAAAAGAAACCCTGCATCTACTATAGCTGGCGTGGACATGCCGTGCGCGTGGGGGACTGGAAACTGATTCTGAAGGGTCATTCGGTCGAGCTTTACAATCTGGCCGACGATATCGGAGAAACCAATAATCTTGCAGATAAAATGCCCGATAAGGTCGCGGAATTAGCTGCATCATTGGTTGCCGCAAGTCCGACTGCAAAAAAACACTGGGGTAAACGCCCGGTAAAGCACTAGAGGGACTGCGCCCGTCTTTAAATCTATATTGAGGAAATTATTATGAGAAGAAGTTCATGGATGATGGCGGCGCTGGCGCTGGCTTGCGGTGCGGCCCGGGGAAGTGATGAAGCGGACTGTTACAAGGGAAGCTATGCACCGGATGGGGATTATATCCTGAGCGGAGGCTTGATCAAGGACCTGCCTGATCCAATCGAAGTGCCTGTTCATTACGAAGCGCCCGGTTTTGACGCTTTCAGACTCAGCCCCGTCCCTGATCCCGGCGAGCACCCACGGATTATCATCGGTCCTGATGATATCGAACACTTCAAAGAGCTGCATGCCGCGGGAGACAAGGCCCCGCGCATCTTCCGCCTGCAAGTGGAGCAGATGCGCCGGGATGCCGAGAACTGGACGGTGCCGGCAAACTTCAATTACCGTACCAGCCCTTGGGGCGAAGACAGTAAAATCGCCGGCTGGGCGCTCTACGCGCTGATTACCGAGGATCAGGAGCTGGGCCGCAAGGCCGCGGAGGCTACTGTAGAACATGCGCTTTATCTGGAAGGACGCGCCGATATCCTGAACAGCCATCCGGATGCCGAGGCGATCAAGGACGTCGCCTACGACTTCGTGCGTATAGGGGTAAAGTTCGGCCAGATCGACTACCACAGCGCCTACTACCAGGGTGGCAAAGAGCGGGTCGCTGAGCTCATGCGTGAGCACGGTGCGACTATCACGCACACCGGCGATCACAGCGGTGCCTACCTGAGTCTGGCTTTTGAGTATGACTATGCTCATCCCTTCATGACTGAAGAGGAGCGCGCCATCGTCCGCCAGGTGATTTCCAAATGCACCTACGGCAAATACACCACGGGTATGGCTCTGCCCGGCCAGATGTATATCAACAACCACATGTCCGGCGGTGCGAACAACACCTATCTGGCGTTGGCCATTGAAGGCGAGGAGGGCTATGACCCGCGCATTGCAGAAATGGCGGAGTGGTCGCTGAAGAACAAGCTCAGCTACGACCTGTCCTCCGATGGCATCACCTACGAGAACACCAAGGGCTTCATTCCCATGCTGCCGGTGCTGGCCATCGCCAAACGGCAGGGCCCGGATCATCCGGAAAACCTGCTGAAGCACAGCCACCTTCTGTCCCGCGCCAACTCCAATGTCCAACACGCCCGGAAAATTTATTACCGCTATTTCGGCGAGTCCCGCCGCCGGCCTGACGATAAAAATCTCGATAAGATCATCACCGGACAGGACGAACCGCGCTACTGGCGCGCATCAGGTGGATCGGGCTCGGGCGGCCATCTCGAGTTCTGGTCCGTGATGAAGCATTTCTACCCTGAGAATGACATGATCGACTTTGTCTGGAACTGCAAGCTGCCGGGCAGCCTGGCGTACTATGAAGGCACACCGGAGGACAACTGGAGCGGCAAAATCCACCACAACTGGTTTAGTCTCAAGGCGATTAACCTGCTGACGGCCACCCGCATGACGGACTACAACAAGCTGGATGAACTTGCGCAGTTTGACGAGGCCGATAAATTCTGGTTCGATGACGAGCGTGGCATTATGTCGGCCCGTAATGACTGGTCCGCTGACTCCATGCTGATTCACAAAGAAAACCGCATTGATCAATATTACATGGGGCATGAAAGCCCGCAACACGGTGATTTCCAGGTCTGGGCCGATGGCATCCCCTGGGTTCCGAATGCCGGTGCTTATCTCGACACCACGTTCCGCAATATGGTCACCGTCGATGGGCTGGCGGGGGTCTATGCACCCATCTCCGGAGATTGGATGACAGCTTCCGCGACAGACCTTAGCGCCACCTCGGTTTCGGAAATGACCAGCGCTTATCAGTGGCGTAAAAGCATAAATGGAATACGTTACCTGGACCACCCGGGCATCGAACAAGCCCCCTACCAGATGACCGAACATTACCTGAGGGCTGCCTACCAGCTCAACCGCTTCAGCGAATTAGCCTACCTGCCGCGTATCCGTGAGCATTACGATGGCTATGCGCATCTCGACTACGGCCCCTGGCACGGCGAAACCCGCGGCCCGGAATACTATATCAAGTGGAATGAACCCATGGATCACGTATTCCGGACCCTGCACTTCGCTCGGGGCAGGGCTCCTTACCTCCTCATCTTCGACGACCTGCGTAAGGCCGATGATGAAAACCATCAGTTTGACTGGCGT
This DNA window, taken from Pontiella desulfatans, encodes the following:
- a CDS encoding arylsulfatase, giving the protein MKTTWALLITLGMGCPGGLFAEEAVSEPGADKPNIIFILADDLGYGEVGCYGQEKIKTAGLDRMAAEGLRFTDHYSGYATCTMSRKALMTGRHVGHLPHGTTIPGLTVGHMLQRAGYRTAMIGKWGMTGHPGHPDSPHVNGFDHVFTYHDQGQAHFYYIEFLWRNLEKVHYPMNKNLFDKEWFIKDDHKGVYSHDEFTKEALGFITENKDRPFFLYLPYTIPHAELTVPEDSLQEYAQLGWPETAKEVGGGGSRNPGYGSQYIKGYCGVKNPNATYAAMVTRMDRDIGRILDLLDTLDLSENTLVVFGSDNGASDEGGQSMEFLKSSGALRDGKRSIYEGGTRTPFIVRWTGAIQPGQVTDHMSNFCDFMATACELAGVEAPSHIDSVSYLPTLLGKPEKQKKKPCIYYSWRGHAVRVGDWKLILKGHSVELYNLADDIGETNNLADKMPDKVAELAASLVAASPTAKKHWGKRPVKH